The Fictibacillus arsenicus genome contains a region encoding:
- a CDS encoding TIGR01457 family HAD-type hydrolase — protein MKAYKGFLIDLDGTMYRGTERIHEAVEFVKKLNELNLPYLFVTNNSSKTKKQVAEVLKGFEIPATTDHVFTTSMATASYISNLKEGAKVYCIGEDGIREALTEKGLELVDENPDYVVIGIDRSITYEKLAKACLAVRNGATFISTNGDIALPTERGLLPGNGSLTSVITVSTQTEPIFIGKPEPIIMEMALKTLGTKKEESLMIGDNYQTDILAGIRTGLDTLLVHTGVTTKKHLEDIDIHPTYTVNGLDEWEIK, from the coding sequence ATGAAAGCATATAAAGGATTTTTGATTGATTTAGATGGCACGATGTACAGAGGAACGGAAAGAATCCATGAGGCGGTTGAATTCGTTAAAAAGCTGAACGAGCTTAATCTTCCATATTTATTTGTTACGAATAACTCTTCAAAAACTAAGAAACAAGTTGCAGAAGTATTGAAAGGGTTTGAAATACCTGCTACTACTGACCATGTTTTCACAACGAGCATGGCAACAGCCAGCTACATATCGAATCTAAAAGAAGGTGCGAAGGTTTACTGTATCGGTGAGGACGGCATTAGAGAAGCTCTTACGGAAAAGGGCTTAGAACTTGTGGATGAAAATCCAGACTATGTTGTAATTGGCATTGACCGTTCTATTACTTATGAGAAATTAGCTAAAGCTTGTCTAGCGGTTAGAAACGGAGCTACATTCATCTCAACCAATGGAGATATTGCTCTTCCTACAGAAAGAGGGCTTTTGCCTGGAAACGGCTCGCTGACTTCTGTTATCACGGTTTCAACGCAGACTGAGCCTATTTTTATCGGAAAACCTGAGCCGATTATTATGGAAATGGCACTTAAAACATTAGGTACTAAAAAAGAAGAATCGCTGATGATCGGTGATAACTACCAAACCGATATTTTAGCAGGGATTCGAACAGGACTGGACACACTCCTTGTTCATACAGGGGTAACAACAAAAAAGCATCTCGAAGATATCGATATCCATCCAACGTACACAGTTAACGGTTTAGATGAGTGGGAGATTAAATAA
- a CDS encoding helix-turn-helix transcriptional regulator, whose amino-acid sequence MTVKNHTSTRDEIIYLLKRNKRMTVTEMAKSLGITEMAVRRHLNTLERDHVIETTLVRQAMGRPIHFYHLTASGDEQFPRNYSGLTVEFLRDIEDLSGTETVDGLFKRRENRLQDKYKDRMNNLTQFEQKVNELANIQNEAGYMVDWQKGEDPGTYVLTEYNCPIAMVANEYQQACSCELSLFKRMLNTDDIERKTCMAKGGDYCCYVIKEKRAASEG is encoded by the coding sequence ATGACTGTGAAGAATCACACCTCAACACGTGATGAGATCATCTATCTTTTAAAAAGAAATAAACGGATGACCGTTACGGAAATGGCTAAATCCCTAGGGATTACAGAAATGGCTGTTAGACGCCACCTCAATACATTGGAGAGGGACCATGTTATTGAAACAACGCTTGTGCGTCAAGCCATGGGAAGACCTATCCATTTTTATCATTTGACCGCAAGCGGTGATGAACAATTCCCGCGAAACTATTCCGGATTGACCGTTGAATTTTTAAGAGATATTGAAGACCTGAGTGGAACTGAAACGGTAGATGGCTTATTTAAAAGACGTGAAAACCGGCTTCAGGATAAATATAAAGATCGTATGAACAACCTGACTCAGTTTGAGCAAAAAGTGAATGAACTGGCTAACATTCAAAATGAAGCAGGATATATGGTTGATTGGCAAAAGGGTGAGGATCCCGGTACTTATGTCCTAACTGAGTATAATTGTCCGATCGCTATGGTAGCCAATGAATATCAGCAAGCTTGTTCATGTGAACTATCTTTATTTAAAAGAATGCTTAATACAGATGACATTGAACGGAAGACATGTATGGCAAAAGGCGGCGATTATTGCTGTTATGTCATTAAAGAAAAAAGAGCTGCATCTGAAGGATAA
- a CDS encoding DUF86 domain-containing protein translates to MYFVDRKKINEHLVYMNELISTFETMSFPENRVKVLAVERIGHLLIESMMDVGNMIIDGFIMRDPGSFEDILDILIDEKVLPSNEAASLKSVVIMRKSLVQDYPQSDVEQTYNTIKKYMPELSAFPAHVKRYLEEELGPVSAFLPE, encoded by the coding sequence ATGTATTTTGTTGACCGCAAGAAAATCAACGAGCATTTAGTGTATATGAATGAATTAATATCAACATTTGAAACAATGTCTTTTCCAGAAAATCGTGTTAAAGTTCTTGCTGTAGAACGAATCGGCCATTTGCTTATTGAATCCATGATGGACGTTGGTAATATGATCATCGACGGTTTTATCATGCGTGATCCAGGCAGCTTTGAAGACATTCTGGATATTCTTATTGATGAAAAAGTATTGCCAAGTAATGAAGCAGCATCTTTAAAAAGTGTAGTAATTATGCGTAAATCGCTCGTTCAGGATTATCCGCAATCAGATGTTGAACAAACATACAATACGATAAAAAAATATATGCCGGAACTGTCAGCTTTTCCAGCTCATGTTAAGCGGTATTTAGAAGAAGAATTAGGGCCGGTATCTGCATTTTTACCGGAATAA
- a CDS encoding DUF3055 domain-containing protein yields MSDETFFLYDDTEKTETRFVSFMGKNTRFDLAITKTSRHYGKSLVLNMLGSHFAIIGQDDLEEEGYLEHAFNLTEEDAMELREFLAEVI; encoded by the coding sequence ATGTCAGATGAAACATTTTTCTTGTATGACGATACAGAAAAAACGGAAACCCGCTTTGTAAGCTTTATGGGGAAAAATACACGATTCGATTTAGCTATTACTAAAACAAGCCGTCATTACGGAAAATCACTTGTGCTGAATATGCTTGGCAGTCACTTTGCTATTATTGGACAGGATGATTTAGAAGAAGAAGGCTATTTGGAGCATGCTTTTAACTTAACGGAAGAGGATGCTATGGAGCTGCGTGAATTTTTAGCGGAGGTTATTTAA
- a CDS encoding IS1182 family transposase, which produces MKHDHISFIDYNMDQLTLPMDISELIPLHNVARVVNEMIERIPDEHFLKYYPGGGRSTYHPKMMTKVLVYAYTQRMYSGREIAHQLTVHLPLIWLSGFQTPDFRTINRFRSERLKGLIDDLFKQVLVLLVEEGQVQLESYFLDGTKIEANANRYTFVWKKSTEKYKEKLEGKVEELITQIDGVWREEASCEDKEKTVISPEKIQNKVDEWEEKLEKEPKNKELKKAVKVMKKDYLPRSLKYKKQLSICGDRKSFSKTDPDATFMRMKEDHMKNGQLKPGYNVQMASNNQFILSYTLHQRPGDTRCLIPHLQEVKAKFDIDPKRIIADAGYGSEENYAYLEGKKQKAYIKYGLFEKEQKRSFKKNPHHQSNWFYDVKKDTFTCAAGKLLYLTGEKKQKTESGYESTIKVYKCNECEGCPFRKECTTSKDGRSTQVNETYQELKSKAKKRLWTDEGKQLYARRKIDIESVFGQFKGNRSFRRFSLRGLPKVNIEVGLISLAHNLLKSAAKKAA; this is translated from the coding sequence ATGAAACATGATCATATTTCTTTCATCGATTATAACATGGACCAATTGACTCTTCCAATGGATATTAGTGAATTAATTCCCCTACATAATGTAGCTCGCGTTGTAAACGAAATGATTGAACGTATTCCTGATGAACATTTTCTTAAATATTATCCTGGCGGTGGACGAAGCACGTATCATCCTAAAATGATGACGAAGGTTTTGGTCTATGCCTACACGCAGCGCATGTATTCTGGGCGAGAAATTGCCCACCAACTAACCGTGCATCTTCCCCTAATATGGCTGAGTGGTTTTCAAACACCCGATTTCCGGACCATTAACCGTTTTCGTTCAGAACGATTAAAAGGATTAATAGACGATTTATTTAAACAAGTGCTCGTTCTTTTAGTAGAAGAAGGACAAGTTCAGCTCGAATCCTACTTTCTAGATGGTACAAAAATTGAGGCAAACGCCAATCGTTATACATTTGTTTGGAAGAAGAGTACGGAAAAATATAAGGAAAAACTTGAGGGGAAAGTCGAAGAGCTTATCACCCAGATTGATGGTGTTTGGAGAGAAGAAGCGTCTTGTGAAGACAAAGAAAAGACCGTGATTTCACCTGAGAAAATTCAAAACAAAGTAGATGAATGGGAAGAAAAACTGGAAAAAGAACCAAAAAACAAAGAACTGAAAAAAGCTGTAAAGGTCATGAAGAAAGACTATCTGCCAAGAAGTCTTAAATATAAGAAGCAATTATCCATATGTGGCGATCGAAAAAGTTTTTCCAAAACAGATCCCGATGCGACCTTCATGCGTATGAAGGAAGATCATATGAAGAACGGACAATTAAAACCCGGGTATAATGTGCAAATGGCCTCCAACAATCAGTTCATTTTATCGTATACCCTGCACCAGCGCCCGGGAGACACACGGTGTCTTATCCCGCATCTTCAAGAAGTCAAAGCAAAATTTGATATTGATCCAAAACGCATTATCGCAGATGCCGGTTATGGTTCTGAAGAAAACTATGCGTATTTAGAAGGGAAAAAGCAGAAAGCATACATTAAATATGGTTTGTTTGAGAAAGAACAAAAAAGGTCTTTTAAGAAGAATCCTCATCACCAATCGAACTGGTTTTATGATGTAAAAAAAGACACGTTCACTTGTGCTGCAGGCAAACTTCTCTATCTCACCGGGGAAAAGAAACAAAAAACGGAATCAGGGTATGAATCCACAATCAAAGTTTATAAGTGTAACGAATGTGAGGGTTGTCCCTTTCGAAAAGAATGCACAACATCAAAGGATGGAAGAAGTACGCAAGTGAATGAGACCTATCAGGAACTAAAATCGAAAGCAAAAAAACGCCTTTGGACAGACGAAGGAAAACAACTCTATGCGAGAAGAAAAATCGACATAGAGAGTGTTTTCGGTCAGTTCAAGGGCAATCGGTCGTTCCGGCGGTTTTCGCTCCGTGGACTACCGAAGGTAAATATCGAGGTTGGGCTGATCAGTTTAGCCCACAACCTATTAAAATCGGCGGCCAAGAAGGCCGCCTAA
- a CDS encoding YutD family protein, with translation MITVGNYSYEVIEDVREAFNEEQFKARYSEILHKYDYIVGDLGYEQLRLRGFFEDNHEKATFDTKISTLPEYIYEYCNFGCPYFVLKKVKGLTQKDT, from the coding sequence TTGATTACAGTTGGTAATTATTCCTATGAAGTGATTGAAGATGTACGGGAAGCCTTTAATGAGGAACAATTTAAAGCGCGCTACAGTGAAATTTTACATAAATACGATTATATTGTTGGTGACCTCGGTTACGAACAACTTCGTTTGCGTGGTTTTTTTGAAGATAATCACGAAAAGGCTACGTTCGATACGAAAATCAGTACATTGCCGGAATACATATATGAATATTGCAATTTCGGATGTCCGTATTTTGTGTTAAAAAAAGTAAAGGGGCTGACTCAAAAGGACACATAA
- a CDS encoding YhcN/YlaJ family sporulation lipoprotein has translation MKKLGMLLCLAIVLSGCGGDDQKKMGQEYKFSRTNVKDENRIGNNKNYGDFGYMRHMSGDKVKTGNAVPYLNRQKLADMISDMVLQLPDIKDVGTLVTDEEVLIGYKTTNKDRNAAADQVKMTAFSVVPRYYHVYVTDEKGMINKIEQYQALNNDTEDIEGIIDRLIQEMKKAPQGKKWNYGENENGEMNGETNPMRGEMEGK, from the coding sequence GTGAAAAAATTAGGAATGCTTTTATGTTTAGCCATCGTTCTCTCAGGATGCGGTGGTGACGACCAAAAGAAAATGGGACAGGAATATAAATTTTCAAGAACTAATGTCAAAGATGAAAATCGGATTGGCAACAACAAGAATTACGGGGATTTTGGATATATGCGCCATATGTCCGGGGACAAAGTAAAAACAGGAAATGCTGTACCTTACTTAAACCGTCAAAAGCTTGCAGATATGATCTCAGACATGGTTCTTCAGCTTCCAGACATTAAAGATGTCGGGACTCTTGTGACGGATGAAGAAGTATTAATCGGATATAAGACGACGAACAAAGACAGAAATGCTGCAGCTGACCAAGTTAAAATGACTGCATTCTCTGTTGTTCCGAGATATTATCACGTATATGTAACTGATGAAAAAGGCATGATTAATAAAATTGAACAATATCAAGCTTTAAATAATGATACAGAGGATATTGAAGGAATCATCGACCGCCTGATTCAAGAAATGAAGAAAGCTCCACAGGGTAAGAAATGGAATTATGGAGAAAATGAAAACGGCGAAATGAATGGTGAAACTAACCCGATGCGCGGTGAAATGGAAGGAAAATAA
- the lipA gene encoding lipoyl synthase, with amino-acid sequence MAKKEEYVRKPEWLKIKLNTNENYKELKKMMREKKLHTVCEEAKCPNIHECWAIRKTATFMILGDICTRACRFCAVKTGLPTELDLQEPERVAESVEQMGLKHVVITAVARDDLKDGGAHVFAETVRAVRARNPFCSIEVLPSDMLGDIDALKTLMDAKPDIMNHNIETVRRLSPRVRARATYDRTMEFLRRAKEMNANIPTKSSLMIGLGETWDEIIETMDDLRANNVDIMTIGQYLQPTKKHLKVQKYYTPEEFKELRDIAFSKGFKHCESGPLVRSSYHADEQVNAAAQNI; translated from the coding sequence ATGGCAAAGAAAGAAGAATATGTACGTAAACCGGAATGGTTGAAAATAAAGCTAAACACAAACGAAAATTATAAAGAACTAAAGAAAATGATGCGAGAAAAGAAGCTACATACTGTTTGTGAAGAGGCGAAATGTCCTAACATTCATGAGTGCTGGGCTATCCGTAAAACAGCAACATTTATGATCTTAGGTGACATCTGTACCCGAGCATGCCGTTTTTGTGCTGTAAAAACAGGCTTGCCTACTGAATTGGATCTTCAAGAACCAGAACGCGTTGCTGAATCTGTAGAACAAATGGGACTTAAACACGTCGTTATAACTGCTGTTGCCCGTGACGATTTAAAAGACGGCGGAGCACATGTCTTTGCAGAAACTGTTCGTGCAGTTCGCGCACGTAATCCGTTCTGTTCAATCGAAGTTCTTCCATCTGATATGCTGGGTGACATTGATGCACTGAAAACATTGATGGATGCAAAACCGGATATTATGAACCACAATATTGAAACAGTAAGACGACTTTCTCCAAGAGTTCGTGCACGTGCTACTTATGATCGAACGATGGAATTCTTGCGCCGTGCAAAAGAAATGAATGCAAACATTCCGACTAAATCAAGCCTTATGATCGGACTTGGTGAAACATGGGATGAGATCATCGAAACAATGGATGATTTGCGTGCAAATAATGTGGATATCATGACAATCGGTCAATATTTGCAGCCGACCAAAAAGCATTTAAAAGTACAAAAGTATTATACACCTGAAGAGTTTAAAGAACTTCGCGATATTGCCTTCAGCAAAGGATTTAAACATTGTGAGTCAGGGCCGCTAGTACGTTCTTCTTATCATGCGGATGAGCAAGTAAATGCCGCAGCCCAAAACATTTAA
- a CDS encoding M23 family metallopeptidase, whose amino-acid sequence MRKFTVLFLTLAALLMTFLPERSSEAAERFTKEDVDRLSLYKKMESVTLIPWHYFAGVDQYERSVRKARRDLPARKGLVGIYFSPIQWSGPINPIMDDTNPERIAMFGGIGKDGNNDGIADRNNDEDILFTFAEIIQKHGHDIENFRIGLWSYYQRDKAVDIIMENAMIYETYGTVSLDKHSFIVPLRSNYSYRSTWGDRRGFGGLRIHEGTDIFADYGVPVKAVSYGVVEVKGWNRFGGWRIGVRDINNVYHYYAHLGSFNKSIEKGSIVEPGTVLGYVGSTGYGPPGTSGKFPPHLHFGMYRDNGITEWAFDPYPYLKAWERQERVDSKRR is encoded by the coding sequence ATGAGGAAATTTACAGTCCTGTTCCTCACTCTGGCAGCCCTTCTAATGACCTTTCTTCCTGAAAGAAGCAGCGAGGCAGCCGAGCGATTTACTAAAGAAGATGTTGACAGGCTGAGCCTTTATAAAAAAATGGAGTCTGTCACACTAATTCCATGGCATTATTTTGCGGGCGTCGATCAGTATGAAAGAAGTGTCCGAAAAGCGAGACGCGACCTTCCGGCAAGAAAAGGGCTAGTGGGCATATACTTTTCCCCTATTCAATGGTCAGGACCAATCAATCCGATAATGGATGATACAAATCCTGAGCGAATTGCCATGTTTGGCGGAATCGGAAAAGATGGCAACAATGATGGAATTGCTGATCGAAACAACGATGAAGATATTCTGTTTACATTCGCTGAGATCATTCAAAAACATGGTCACGATATTGAAAATTTCAGAATCGGGCTTTGGAGTTATTATCAAAGAGACAAAGCTGTGGATATCATTATGGAAAACGCAATGATCTATGAGACATATGGTACTGTTTCTTTAGATAAACATAGCTTTATTGTGCCTTTAAGATCCAACTACAGCTATCGTAGCACATGGGGTGACCGCCGCGGATTTGGCGGGCTTCGTATCCATGAAGGAACTGATATTTTTGCTGATTATGGTGTTCCAGTGAAAGCTGTCTCGTATGGAGTCGTAGAAGTCAAAGGATGGAACCGCTTTGGCGGATGGAGAATCGGGGTTCGTGACATTAATAACGTGTATCACTATTACGCTCATTTAGGGAGTTTTAATAAAAGCATTGAAAAAGGCTCGATCGTAGAACCAGGTACTGTGCTTGGCTATGTCGGCAGTACAGGATACGGTCCTCCTGGAACGTCAGGAAAGTTTCCGCCGCATCTTCATTTTGGAATGTACCGGGATAACGGGATTACAGAGTGGGCATTTGATCCGTATCCATATTTAAAAGCGTGGGAACGCCAGGAAAGAGTCGATAGCAAGAGAAGATAA
- a CDS encoding MetS family NSS transporter small subunit, with translation MTGSAIAMMVIGMVILWGGLLASIGNVVRVSRKK, from the coding sequence ATGACAGGCAGTGCGATTGCAATGATGGTTATCGGCATGGTGATCCTTTGGGGTGGCTTGCTGGCTAGTATAGGGAATGTGGTACGGGTTTCTAGAAAAAAATAA
- a CDS encoding sodium-dependent transporter, protein MEDRQQWGSRYGFILAAVGSAIGLGNIWRFPAVAYENGGGAFFIPYLVALLTAGIPLLILEFTLGHKYRGSAPLSYFRLHKNAEWLGWWQVFVAFVISTYYAVIIAWALKYSIYSLNLTWGDKPSDFFYGEVLQLSAKPGEVGGLVPGVVIALLIVWVVTLLVLYKGVSKGIERFNKIFIPALVIMFLLIVIRAVTLEGAGQGLNTFFSPDWSMINNGKVWVAAYGQIFFSLSIAFAIMVTYSSYLPKKSDINNNAFITGFANSGFELLAGIGVFAALGFMAMQQGLPVAEVVKGGIGLAFEVFPAIINEFPGGNAFFGTMFFLTLVFAGMTSLISIVETYVAALQDKFGISRTKAVLMGGGVASVISLLFATKGGLYMLDITDYFINNFGITLAGLVEVVLIAWFFKQMKGLQDHANVISDLRTGLWWKICLGVITPILLGYMMFDNIKQNIAENYGGYPTGLVVTYGLAVAIGVIVLGFLLSLVKWKTNAVQEKREVS, encoded by the coding sequence ATGGAAGATCGGCAACAATGGGGAAGCCGCTACGGTTTTATTTTAGCAGCAGTCGGTTCTGCGATCGGATTGGGTAACATCTGGAGATTTCCAGCTGTTGCTTATGAAAACGGTGGAGGAGCATTCTTTATCCCTTACTTAGTAGCACTATTAACGGCAGGTATTCCCTTATTGATCCTGGAATTTACACTAGGACATAAGTACAGAGGATCAGCACCGCTATCTTATTTCCGTCTTCACAAGAATGCGGAATGGCTTGGATGGTGGCAAGTATTTGTAGCGTTTGTCATCTCAACTTATTATGCAGTAATCATTGCATGGGCACTCAAGTACTCTATTTACTCTTTAAATCTTACATGGGGAGACAAGCCTTCTGATTTCTTTTACGGTGAAGTGCTGCAATTAAGTGCTAAGCCAGGCGAGGTTGGCGGTCTTGTTCCAGGAGTAGTAATTGCGCTTTTAATCGTGTGGGTAGTAACGCTATTAGTATTATATAAGGGCGTTTCAAAAGGTATTGAAAGATTCAATAAAATTTTTATCCCTGCTCTAGTGATTATGTTCTTATTAATTGTTATTCGTGCAGTAACTCTTGAAGGTGCAGGTCAAGGATTAAATACGTTCTTCTCACCTGACTGGAGTATGATCAATAACGGTAAGGTATGGGTAGCGGCTTACGGTCAGATTTTCTTCTCATTATCTATTGCTTTTGCAATCATGGTGACGTATTCGAGCTATCTGCCAAAGAAATCTGATATTAATAACAATGCATTTATAACTGGATTTGCAAACTCAGGTTTTGAACTTCTTGCTGGTATCGGAGTTTTTGCAGCACTAGGATTCATGGCTATGCAGCAAGGGCTGCCTGTTGCTGAAGTTGTAAAAGGCGGTATCGGACTCGCTTTTGAAGTCTTCCCGGCAATTATTAATGAGTTCCCAGGAGGAAATGCCTTCTTCGGAACAATGTTCTTCTTAACACTTGTATTTGCGGGTATGACATCGCTAATCTCAATCGTTGAAACATATGTTGCAGCATTACAAGATAAATTCGGAATTTCCAGAACAAAAGCAGTACTTATGGGTGGAGGAGTTGCTTCTGTAATCTCTTTACTTTTCGCAACAAAAGGCGGATTGTACATGCTTGATATTACAGACTACTTCATTAACAACTTTGGAATTACATTAGCAGGTCTTGTTGAAGTTGTACTTATCGCTTGGTTCTTCAAACAGATGAAGGGACTTCAAGATCATGCGAATGTTATTTCGGATTTAAGAACAGGATTATGGTGGAAAATATGCCTTGGTGTTATAACACCAATTCTTCTTGGCTACATGATGTTTGATAACATTAAACAAAACATTGCTGAAAACTATGGCGGATATCCGACTGGATTAGTCGTTACGTATGGATTAGCTGTTGCTATTGGTGTTATCGTACTTGGGTTCTTACTAAGCTTAGTGAAATGGAAAACAAATGCTGTACAAGAGAAAAGGGAGGTCAGCTGA
- a CDS encoding Na+/H+ antiporter NhaC family protein, which produces MEFENSIYSLIPPVLAILMVILTRQVLISLGAGIVAGALLLHDFNIGATLKEIGTIVKGHFISDGALNEWNVYILLFLLILGMMTSIISMAGGSRAFGEWAISRVKTRRGAQILTVVFGLVIFIDDYFNSLAVGNVSRPITDRHRISRAKLAYYLDSTAAPVCVISPVSSWGAYIIGIIGTILATHEITNISAFSAFIQMIPMNFYAVFALILVFAVAYFQLDFGPMKQHEQRALATGEVIDPEKKGAIGEGIKLEESDKGKVRDLVWPIVLLIAATVGFMFYTGIENVKGLEEPTKVTLLSIFENTDVPKSLLYGGLIGLATAILFFLPKKMGASGLARGLGRGAQSMMGAVTILIFAWTIISVIDSLGTGKYLAGLVDQHMNLAYLPLVLFVLSGLMAFATGTSWGTFGVMLPIAAEIAASTNVELMLPVLAAVLAGSVFGDHCSPISDTTILSSTGAGSHHIDHVMTQLPYSLIAAVISAIGYLALGLTGSVWIGLLAAFAVFAVSIVLIKKWSGKDSVNKNTIRA; this is translated from the coding sequence ATGGAATTTGAGAATTCGATTTATTCATTAATACCGCCAGTATTAGCCATATTAATGGTTATTTTAACTAGGCAAGTACTTATCTCGCTAGGGGCGGGGATTGTAGCAGGCGCATTACTGCTTCATGACTTTAATATTGGAGCAACATTGAAAGAGATTGGAACGATTGTTAAAGGGCATTTTATTTCAGATGGAGCCCTGAACGAGTGGAACGTCTATATTCTATTGTTCCTATTGATCTTGGGAATGATGACAAGTATTATCTCCATGGCTGGCGGAAGCCGCGCTTTTGGTGAATGGGCTATCTCCCGAGTAAAGACTAGACGAGGTGCTCAAATTCTGACAGTGGTTTTTGGACTAGTAATTTTTATCGATGACTATTTCAATTCATTAGCTGTCGGAAATGTTAGCAGACCTATAACAGACCGCCACAGAATTTCACGTGCTAAGCTTGCTTATTATCTAGATTCAACGGCTGCGCCTGTTTGTGTAATCTCTCCGGTATCAAGCTGGGGTGCTTATATTATCGGTATTATTGGAACGATTTTAGCAACTCATGAGATCACAAATATTTCAGCGTTTAGTGCTTTTATTCAAATGATTCCAATGAATTTTTATGCAGTTTTTGCACTTATTTTGGTATTTGCAGTTGCTTATTTTCAATTGGATTTCGGTCCGATGAAACAGCATGAACAACGTGCTTTAGCTACTGGAGAAGTTATTGATCCAGAGAAAAAAGGAGCAATTGGTGAAGGCATTAAGCTTGAAGAAAGTGATAAAGGAAAAGTGAGAGACCTTGTGTGGCCGATCGTTCTTTTAATCGCAGCAACAGTTGGTTTCATGTTCTATACTGGTATTGAAAATGTAAAGGGTCTAGAAGAACCTACAAAGGTTACTCTTCTATCCATTTTTGAAAATACAGATGTACCGAAGTCTCTGCTTTATGGAGGATTAATTGGTTTAGCTACAGCAATCCTTTTCTTCTTGCCTAAAAAGATGGGAGCTTCTGGATTAGCAAGAGGATTGGGTAGAGGCGCACAATCCATGATGGGTGCTGTAACGATTTTAATTTTTGCGTGGACGATTATTTCAGTAATCGATAGTCTCGGAACAGGAAAATATTTAGCTGGATTAGTGGATCAGCACATGAACCTGGCTTATCTGCCGTTAGTATTATTTGTATTGTCTGGTCTTATGGCCTTTGCGACAGGTACATCATGGGGAACCTTTGGTGTAATGCTTCCTATTGCTGCAGAGATTGCAGCTTCTACGAATGTTGAACTTATGCTGCCTGTATTAGCTGCAGTACTTGCTGGATCAGTATTTGGAGACCATTGTTCACCAATTTCTGATACAACCATTCTTTCTTCTACAGGAGCGGGAAGCCATCATATCGATCACGTAATGACGCAGCTTCCTTATAGTTTAATTGCCGCTGTTATTTCAGCCATTGGCTATTTAGCATTAGGATTAACAGGAAGTGTTTGGATCGGACTGCTTGCAGCATTTGCTGTTTTCGCTGTTTCAATAGTCCTAATAAAAAAATGGTCCGGTAAAGATAGTGTTAATAAAAATACAATAAGAGCTTAA
- the yunB gene encoding sporulation protein YunB — MFKRKKMRLRKGPLPFRYVVLISFTLFVFITLQGLWLVDRGIEPTLMHVAQRKTEEIASLAINEAIINKLFDSIDMQDILVSKEDKDGNIVYAGVNQQIVNKVQNQSAIVVQEFLKEIEEGRIPKSIESNELGLSKNHSNEPGVIMSIPLGQATENSLLANLGPKIPIKFTIVGDVNTDIEEKIETVGINNTWISINIIVTVKAKVVIPFATETATVTRPIQIMGQFIPGEVPIYYNQSGDPIQPALPIDPNIKDKEDAKKKKEENAEAIEESAADEVADESAE, encoded by the coding sequence TTGTTTAAACGAAAAAAAATGAGACTGCGAAAAGGGCCGCTTCCGTTTCGATATGTTGTGCTTATTTCCTTTACTCTTTTTGTATTTATCACACTTCAAGGATTGTGGCTGGTGGACCGTGGAATTGAACCTACTTTGATGCATGTAGCTCAAAGAAAAACAGAAGAGATCGCATCCTTGGCGATTAATGAAGCCATTATTAATAAATTGTTTGATTCGATTGATATGCAAGACATTCTAGTCTCTAAAGAAGATAAAGATGGGAATATTGTATATGCAGGTGTGAACCAGCAAATAGTGAATAAAGTACAAAATCAATCAGCCATTGTTGTTCAAGAGTTTTTGAAGGAAATTGAAGAAGGCCGTATTCCGAAAAGTATTGAGTCAAATGAATTAGGTTTATCAAAAAATCATTCAAATGAACCCGGAGTAATTATGTCTATCCCATTGGGGCAGGCAACTGAAAACTCTTTACTCGCAAACTTAGGTCCGAAAATTCCGATTAAGTTTACGATCGTAGGCGATGTAAACACAGACATCGAAGAGAAAATTGAAACGGTTGGTATTAATAATACGTGGATCTCAATTAATATCATTGTCACGGTAAAGGCGAAAGTAGTTATCCCTTTTGCTACTGAAACAGCTACAGTTACGAGACCGATACAGATCATGGGACAGTTTATTCCTGGAGAAGTACCGATTTATTATAATCAATCAGGAGATCCGATTCAGCCAGCACTTCCAATTGATCCCAATATAAAAGATAAAGAAGATGCTAAAAAGAAGAAGGAAGAAAATGCTGAGGCAATAGAGGAAAGTGCTGCCGATGAAGTTGCAGATGAATCAGCTGAATAA